The Apus apus isolate bApuApu2 chromosome 4, bApuApu2.pri.cur, whole genome shotgun sequence genome contains the following window.
GTTACGGAGGCTGGGATAACTGGAAGGTGTTCCTGGGCGTGGACCTGCCAAGGTAAAGCTCTAGGGAAGCCCCTGCCTGAGAAGGTGGTGGCTCAGTGGAGCAAGGGGGTGCTGGGACACGGAGGCTCTCCTTgggcagctggggcagagcaggatAGCAAGTTTCCTGTGCTTTGTGCTGCTCCAGGCTTTGCAAAGCATGGAAGATCTGGGCATCAGGTACCATGTGgctcctcagccctgccaaATGGCAAGCTTTGGCCTTCCCAGCACCCCTTTGCCAAGAGAGCCCCAGCTGAGGAACTCTGGCATCATGGCAGCTCAGGAACTGGCTTGGCTCTGAAGAGCTGAGAAGCACCAAGACCTGAGCTTTTTCTGTTGGctcactcctctctccacaGGCACTGGCTCACCCGTGTCCTGCTGCCCTCTCCTCACCTGCCCCATGGGACAGGCCTGAGCTGGGACCTGCCACTTTGCGTGATGAAGCATCGCACGCCGCTCCTGACCATCTGaggcctggctgctgcagatCTCCCTCCCCACAGGCAGGGGAGCACACAGGGGACCTGCTCCACCACCACTGCTCCCTTTGGCCCAAGTGCCAAGGTGAGTGCTGGGATGTATGGCTGACAAGAGCCACAGGAAACATTGGGCAGTGTCAGTGGCTGGATGCCTGCTCTAGGCTCCTTGGTGGCTGCAGGCAGCGCCAgagggaggtggcagagctgctgctccttcctctaGCACAAGGTGCTGCCCTCACTAGCACAGGTACTGCCCAGCTTGctctccagcagggctgggtgcagaGGATGGCACTCCCACCCCTTCGCTCACTCCCAGGGAGTCTTTTTAAGATCATCcaataaataattctttctttttaagggaGCCTGGCTCTTTTCCTGGGTGGGGGGTGCAGGAGAGGGACCCCTGTGGAAAGAGGAGTAAGGGGCTTGCAACCAGCAGCACTTTTAGCTGCTCAGCTTACGGAAGGGCACTGGGGTCgcagcctgtgctgcacagaGACCCCTTGCAGCATTACCAAAACAGATAAATTTATTCCTCTGGCACGTGGGTTGCACACACCGTACGTGTACACACAGGCCTGCCCGCTCCACCACACGTCATGAGTCTCTCTGTCACtgtccctggctgcagcagaggctgggcaagccacaagcagcacagctccttccctccagttGCTGGCCAGCCCCCACACTCCAGCCTTGGTACTCAGGGCAGTACTGGGCTCCGAGGGTCCATGGCATCGGTTGGATGGCTTGGCGGGTAAGCGGGGGCCCAGACAGTTTGCTGGTCAGCACAGGGAGGGGACATGGGGTGCTCACCTGCCCGGGCTCCCCAGCAGGAACCTGTGGGGACAGAGATGGTGCCATCAGCCACGTCTCAAACATGCCAGCActacagcagctccagccataTGCACTCACCATTCTCCCCGTGCTGCCACTGCCTCCTTCCGCACCAGCCTCTTCTTGTCATCCAAAGGCTTGGCCAGCGCCCGGATAACTCGGCCCTTGTATGgtagcagctgcaggagagacaGGGCTTGTACTGAGAGCCGGGTGCTGGCTGCACCCACAGGGGAAGTTTGGAATCCCTTTGCAGGAGCAGGCAACAGACCACTACAGGAGCACTTACCACTACTGTGGGCAGGCTGGTAAGCGCATGGGCACAGCGCAGGGCGGCAATGCGGACAGCCTGGAACAGAGAGAAGTGAGGGCAGAAGGGGGGGCAGGGGTAGAGGGGAGGGtcacagggagggaggagggggcatACTCACCATGGTGGGGCTGGAGGCGAGGCTGAGGAACTTGGTGACCAGTGTGTCAACATGCAGGCTCATGATCTGGGGAGCTTCgagcagcagtggctggaggCAGCTCAGTGTGGAGAGCTGCACCACACGGTCTGAGCAAGACAAGGCCTCGAGCAGGagaggaagcagctgcagatAGGGAGGACACAGGGAACATGAGTAAATCCCAGCCATGCACGATCCTCGCAGCCCCACTAAGGCTAGTTCTCACCGTGGGCAGCTCTGTCACCAGCACAGGCTTTGGGAGATGGTTGAGCACATGGGACAGGCCCTTCAGGTAATTGGCCTTGATATCTGTGGAGAGCAGAGATGGTTACAGGAAgtcaggggaaggaggggacaCTGGCTCAGGTCCCCTGGGTAAGGGCTGACAGGAGACCAGACTGGGCTGGAGGTGGTCACTCACCGGGGCCAGCCCTGTGGAAGCCCTGCACCAGCTTGGGGACGTTGTCGGTGAAGAAGCGCTGGCGGAACATGATGCGCACGTCGGCGTGGCAGCCCTTGTGCAGCACGTCTGGGGACTCGGCCATCAGCAGGGAGAAGCCATCGGCTGCAGTGGGGCCCAGCTCCACATCACCCAGCAGGCCTATCAGCTGCAGGGGAGAGAGCCCTGAGGTGGGGCGTCCTGCTGCGGGGTCCCAGCTAGCTgcagggggagcaggcaggTGCCTCAGGCAtcacccagccccaccaccacctACCTTGTCTGTCAGGTGGGAGCTCAGGGGGTGGTAACGCAGGACCAGGGCTTTGGTCACCTGTGGGGCAGAGCACAGTCAGTACAGGGCCAGCCCCCCCAGTTCTTCCCCCTGCACCCAGGGCAGACCttacccagagcagcagggtgagTGCCTGCGTTCGGCGGGGCCCCTCTGCAAGGCTGGGCTCCAGTCTGTTCACTGCAAGTTGCAGGATctcatccagctgctgccctgggaacaCAGAGGGGACAGGCTGAGCCACACTCCTGCCAGCAGTGGGCAGGGACCCATTGTAGCCTGCCCAGCCCTCTTACCTGCTGGCTGCTTGTTCACCAGCCCTGCAAAGCActttgcagctgtgctggctgtgaagGGGCAattgcaggagcagctcagtgccagcagctcctggagcagccgTTCCTGCTGAGGAATTGCCACCTGGAAGAAACATGTAGCATGTCCAAAGCTGCTCTCTTCTTCTGCCCATGGAGCTTGCTGTGGACCCAAGCAGGAGGGTGCTCAGTCAGGGTTCCTTCTccaccctgctccccaccaACTTACATTGCGGGGCAAAGAGCAGACAAAAGCCATGAGGAGGATAACCAGGCGTCTCTGTGCCTCCAAGCACTCCCCATCCTGCAGGGGAAGAACAGCACCCATGTCACCACAGTCCTTGCTGCCAGCTTGTGCCAGCATCTTCATTCCCTGCACCCCTGTTCTGGCACCCCAGCCCCAAACACCTAACACACCtcaaagggctggaaggagcagggaaaactgttctggggcaggaagGAGACCTCTCCATCCAGGAAGAGGGGTACCACCTGAGACACACTCTGGGCAGCCAGCCTAGGAGAAAGGAGACATTGAactgtgctgctctgggaaggTCACAAGGTCTGTCCCAGGAGATGCAGGGTCTCCCTGCACAGACAGCAGTGGTGGGACGCAGCCAGCCCCCTCCTCACAACAGAGTGCCCTGCATCCTGCCCCAGCATCACTCACTCAGGGGTCAGATGGGTGGTGGCAGCACTGATGACCGGGACCATGGcagccagcacctcctcctccagaaGCGCCTTGCCCAGCAGCGGGTTGGtgctctctgcaggcagcagaaggaaggagacaCGCTGGAGCCCGCTGCCCCGAGGGAGGAGGCAAGCACAGCTCCTGACCCACACGGGCCGGGAGAGCTCCTCGCCTCCGGCAGGGTCAGCAATACACGCGGTTGCCAGaaggcggcagcagcagcgctgGCTGCGGGATCCTTTGCCCTCTCCCGCACCCACCTTGCACGGCAGCCTGCACGACCAtggccagcaggcagggcacCACGGTCTGGTGGTAGTACCAGCAGCCCTCCGCGtcctgctggcactgcagggcCACGCGGTGCAGGCTCTGGCACACTGAGACCATCTCTTGAGCGGCCCCAGCCTCTCCCCCTGCAGGGCACAGTCACTGTCACATCAAACAGCCACAGCTGATCCGCACCAGGAACCCCGAGCAACGCAgccctcccagctcagccctccCAGCTCACCCTCCAGCGGTTCacaccccagctcctcccacCACTGCCATCCCCACTCTCTTCCAGACATCACTGGTAATGTAACGGAGCTGCCTTCTGTGGGTCTGTGTTACCTTTCTGCACCTTCCggagatgctgcagcaggacGGGGACTGTCTCCCTCACGATGCTGGTGTGGGTGGACACGGCTGCCAGGGCCCGCAGGCAGCGCTGCCGCAGGGAGCAATGGTCACGGCAGCTCTCCTCCTCTGAAGAGGAAACACACTTTAGAGGGCTGCTGGGGTGACCCCAggcctccctgccccagggcatTCAGGGACCAGACTCTGCCAGCATGGATGGGGTGAAGCAGCATGGCACAACTAGCTGGTGTTTCTTCCCGCAAAGGCTGGTCGCCAGCACCAGGCACAGCTTTCTGTGTGCCACCACCACAGTGCCTGGTGCTAGGAACCCCCCAAGGAGAGACACCGACCTATGCTGTATGACACAGGCTCCACTGCCAGGTAGGAGCCAAATGGGAATGGGGCAGGcttcaacccaaaccaaacatcATTCCCTTTTCCAAGGCTGCCAGCCCTACCTGACTGCAGCTTCTCTTCAAGCCTGCGTACCATGCGTCCAGAGAAAACCTTGGGGTAGGTGGGGGCCAGAGATCCAGCTGCTTCCATCGCTGCTTCACTGCcagggggaaagagagagggagggctGTTGTGAGCACTGTAAACCCAGGGTTGCTTGTACACCAGCTGCACAGACCTGCGCCAGAAGGTCCCTCCAGAAATTTCTCAGCAATCTGCCTTTTTCACCCCATGGTAAGGCAGAACAGAGCCCCCTACCTTGACAGGCCTAGACTTTCTAATTTCCAGCCCATACATCACCTGGTTTACCCCTTTGCTCTTGCACCCACATGGGTATTTTAGTTTAGGCAGTTCCTGTGCCTTCTCCCAGCCTACAgctcctctctctgcagagctaGGCTTTGTTCCTCTCCCCAGAGTGTGGGTGACTGCAGTGGCCCCCACCCACCCCTCACCTGCTTTGAGAATCCTCCTCACACAGAGTGAGACGGATGAGGTGATCCACAACAAGCTCGAGGTCGGAGGGAGACAGGAAGTCTGGAATAAGAGCCATAGAGGAACTGTGCTCATGGAAAAAGATGCCAGTGCCCTGGCCAGCATCCTACCCCCCCATCCATGCTAGCAGCAACACAGCAGCATGCCAATGACAGAGGTACAAGGTGCCCAGCACAAACAGGCAAGAGAGAGACTTGAGTGTCCTTGGAGCCCATGGCCTGGGTAGAAAATGCTGCCAGTACTTCTATGCAGCAGGCAAGGATGTGCCAGCAGCCACATGGCACTGTGTCTCCCAGAACAGGGTGAGGCCTCCCTCTGAGTCCCCAAGGACAAAAAGGCACCAACCTTGCAGGGAGCCCAGGACAGTCAGTGCTCTGATGCcaaccagctgcagctgcacgCTCGGATCTGTCAGTGCCGAGAACACCACAGAGCAAACTGGGGCTTGGAGTGACAGCAGAGTGCTCTCATCTGGAAAGAGAGGCACAGTCACTGTTTGCACCTGGCTGTCACCACACAGCCACCACCATGGCACCTGACAGACCCTTTCTGGGACCCTGCCAGCTGACACCATGCAGGGTCCCTGGAACATGGTGGAAGTTGCACAAACAGGTCAGTGAGCTTTCCCTCTCTGTCAGCACATGGGAAGGAGAGGTCAGAGCCAGCAGCCCACTGAGATATGGGTGCCTCCAAAGGGACCAGCCAACTTCACCTTCTTCCACATGTCCCCACTTCTGCTGCAACTCCAGGAAGCCTAGGAGCATTTCCAGGATTGTCCtcctctggctgctctgcaggggcagAAACATGTAACCCAGATCAACATCACTGCTGGGACACAGCTGTGCCTCAGCCTGTGCCCAGggagtccccagcacagccagggaagGATACCCACTTTGACATCCTGCTCCCACTGAGCCACTTGTGGCTGCTGGGCCCAGGGTGCCCCTCACCTGAGGGTGCTTGTTGtactgctccagcagcaggggcaggacgCTGCGGGTGACGCGGTGGTAGGCGCGCAGGGAGGCACCTGCAGCCGCCTGCAGAAGTTTGGCACTTGGCCACACCAGCTTCATGTCGGGCTCGCACAGGTGGTGCCTGCAATCTGAGATAGGCTGGGCGTCAGCCGAGGggcccagcccccctgcctcGCGGGTGAGGACACAGCTGGGATCTGGGCCGGGACGTGCTGCTGGGGcgcagctctgagctgcagcatggccttcctggcagagctgcttccctCGGCCCTGAGCACACAGCACAGCCTCAGACATCCCAatcccagcagaaagggaagcaACTCAATCCAAGAGGCATTTCCTATTgtgccccttctcctcccttcctgcagCAAACTACCTTGAGAAGCCAACAGTGGCTGTGAGGgctagaaagagaagaaagaggcttcaaagagaaaaggagggcAGATCTCTAGCTAGGAGGATACTTGCAGGCCTGGCTGCTTGGGGCAGGGTAGGTTTCTCTGCTAGCTACCTTGCAGGATGCTGCTGAGGAAGGAATCCAGCAGATCCTCAGTGTCAGAGCTGAGCACGGAGCGggagaggcaggcagagagggcgTGCAGTGTGGCCAGGCACTCCGCCTCCACCTTCTCGCTGGCTGTCTGGAACACCTGCAGGAGAGGCCGTAGGATGAGCTAGAGCTCTGTGCTGACTGCAACCACAGGCTTCATGTTCCCaacacaggctgcagggctccAGATCCCGCCCCTCTTCCCACGTGCTCCGAACAGGCAGCATGGCACATCCCAGCCCCTGGAACATGCTGATAGAGCTGGCCTGTCTCCTGCCTTTTCAGCTGGGGCTGTCCAAGGCCACAggtgagagctgctgggagatACGGGGCCCACTTGCTCTGTCTGTGAACTCTTGCTCAGCAGGAGCCTAAACTGTGGAGGAGCATTTGTTAACGGCCCTGAAGTACCCACCTCCCTGTGCAGGGATGACCAGAGGCTGGGGAGGAATTCCTGCAGTTCCTTCTGCCCATAGATGGCACAGCAGGCAGTCTGCAAGAGGGAGCCAGGAGAAAGCCTCAGAAAGAAGCCAGTACCACGAGGACACAGAGCAGGGACACTGTCCACCCTGGCAGGCTCATGCTGAACTGCACAAACCACTCAAGggagagcaagaggaaaaagtGATGCAGGGCCCTGCATCTAGGACCCTGGCAATTGTGGCTCTGCAAGGGAGAGTCTCTGGCTTGCAGGGAGGACTTAGAGGTGGTCAGTGGCTGCTGAtgctgccacagcccagctgtgggTTGAGGGGAGTAGGGTATCTCTCCTTACCAGAGTCTGCAGGGAGTCAAGCTTGGCACTTTGCAGGTCTGAGTCCATCTTCTCAAtaagcagagggagcagaaacTGCAGAGAGAGGCACTTGGACTCAGCTCACCCTTCACACCACCTTACCCATggtcctgcagggctgcaagCTCAGCCTCTGCCTGGTGAGCAGAGGTGAAGGGATACTGCAACAGGCAGCCTATTCCCAGGGTGTCAGCACCCTCCCTGGGCCCAGCCCCAGGAAGAGAGAGGGCTGCCCTACTAGAGGCTCCTTTCCCAGTTGTTTCCATCCCACAGagccacagcaggagctgcagcactaTGAAATGCAGCCTGTGCTCAGGGAACAACAGGGTTCTCAAGAACCTCCCAGGAGCTCCCCACCTCAGCAAATTGGGGTGTGGAGGCCAGTACAGCCCGGAGACTCAGGATCAGGTCTTCTCTCTGGATGCCATGAGGGTCATTAGGGGGCTGGAAAGGAAGCAGAGAGCAAGTTGTCCACCAATCTGAAAAACTCCCAATTCAGCCATCACCTTCAGCACCATCACCTCACTGCAGCCATCCTGGCACTGGCCTGTCAGCCTGGGGACCACAGCTCAACACTGCCCACCCATGACTCTTGCACACCCTCTCCTCCCATTCCTTAGAGGGGACACAACTCCCTGAGAAAACACCAGAAGGAACAGGTTGTGGCATACTGCAGACTCACTCACTGGAGTAAAATCAATGGGGAAGTAGCAGGACGTAACTTCAAACAGCTCCTCCACAAAGGGACCtgccaggagaggagaaagggagtGAGCAGAGACGCAGGGCACAAGAGGCACAGCAGCTATGCCCAGCGCCCATGACAGGCTGGCTCTGCATCTACTAAAGCATGTCAGGGACCACCCCAGCCCTGGTCAAACCAAAGAATAATCCCTCCAACAGcccaaagaaaagcaacatgTCTCCCAatcagctctgcacagcaggcAGCGGCTCACCCA
Protein-coding sequences here:
- the MMS19 gene encoding MMS19 nucleotide excision repair protein homolog, translated to MAAAGAGAGAVAAAVRDFVSGQQEGRAAELAAGLKDGSWTVLQLVEALGSCLENTDPRIRGRGIQLLSQVLLQCYSLLQEKEVLHLILFYENRLQDHHLVIPSVLQGLRALSMCEALPPGLAVSVLKAIFQEVHVQSLPQLDRHTVYSIITNFMGTREEELKGLGADFTFGFIQVMDGEKDPRNLLVAFQIVRDLITKNYALGPFVEELFEVTSCYFPIDFTPPPNDPHGIQREDLILSLRAVLASTPQFAEFLLPLLIEKMDSDLQSAKLDSLQTLTACCAIYGQKELQEFLPSLWSSLHREVFQTASEKVEAECLATLHALSACLSRSVLSSDTEDLLDSFLSSILQDCRHHLCEPDMKLVWPSAKLLQAAAGASLRAYHRVTRSVLPLLLEQYNKHPQSSQRRTILEMLLGFLELQQKWGHVEEDESTLLSLQAPVCSVVFSALTDPSVQLQLVGIRALTVLGSLQDFLSPSDLELVVDHLIRLTLCEEDSQSSEAAMEAAGSLAPTYPKVFSGRMVRRLEEKLQSEEESCRDHCSLRQRCLRALAAVSTHTSIVRETVPVLLQHLRKVQKGGEAGAAQEMVSVCQSLHRVALQCQQDAEGCWYYHQTVVPCLLAMVVQAAVQESTNPLLGKALLEEEVLAAMVPVISAATTHLTPELAAQSVSQVVPLFLDGEVSFLPQNSFPCSFQPFEDGECLEAQRRLVILLMAFVCSLPRNVAIPQQERLLQELLALSCSCNCPFTASTAAKCFAGLVNKQPAGQQLDEILQLAVNRLEPSLAEGPRRTQALTLLLWVTKALVLRYHPLSSHLTDKLIGLLGDVELGPTAADGFSLLMAESPDVLHKGCHADVRIMFRQRFFTDNVPKLVQGFHRAGPDIKANYLKGLSHVLNHLPKPVLVTELPTLLPLLLEALSCSDRVVQLSTLSCLQPLLLEAPQIMSLHVDTLVTKFLSLASSPTMAVRIAALRCAHALTSLPTVVLLPYKGRVIRALAKPLDDKKRLVRKEAVAARGEWFLLGSPGR